A window of Gasterosteus aculeatus chromosome 9, fGasAcu3.hap1.1, whole genome shotgun sequence contains these coding sequences:
- the rhoh gene encoding rho-related GTP-binding protein RhoH, whose amino-acid sequence MDDGEEMSVKCVLVGDSAVGKTALLVRFTSETFPDSYKPTVFDNTGVEVYMDGVQISLGLWDTAGNDSFRHIRPRSYQQADVVLVCYSVANPNSLASVRHRWMAEVRENLPTVPVLLVATQTDLREAGAHRGSCISAAQGRRVAHEVCAKGYLECSSLGNRGVQQVFEYAVRTAVNRARKRARRRMFGINQCKIF is encoded by the coding sequence ATGGACGACGGCGAGGAGATGTCGGTGAAGTGCGTCCTGGTCGGGGACAGCGCCGTGGGCAAGACGGCCCTCCTGGTTCGCTTCACCTCCGAGACCTTCCCGGACAGCTACAAGCCCACGGTGTTCGACAACACCGGGGTGGAGGTGTACATGGACGGGGTTCAGATCAGCCTGGGTCTGTGGGACACGGCGGGCAACGACAGCTTCCGGCACATCCGCCCGAGGTCCTACCAGCAGGCCGACGTCGTCCTCGTCTGCTACTCCGTGGCCAACCCGAACTCGCTGGCCAGCGTCCGCCACAGGTGGATGGCGGAGGTCCGGGAGAACCTGCCCACGGTGCCGGTGCTGCTCGTGGCCACGCAGACGGACCTGCGGGAGGCCGGGGCGCACCGGGGCAGCTGCATCTCGGCGGCGCAGGGGAGACGCGTGGCCCACGAGGTCTGCGCCAAGGGCTACCTGGAGTGCTCGTCCCTGGGGAACCGCGGCGTGCAGCAGGTGTTTGAGTACGCCGTGCGGACGGCCGTGAACCGGGCCAGGAAACGGGCCAGGCGACGGATGTTCGGCATCAACCAGTGCAAGatcttttga
- the chrna9a gene encoding neuronal acetylcholine receptor subunit alpha-9-I, with product MRRAALVVWIGLLVQVSHGAQGHYARKLLADLMEDYSNALRPVDDTDKALNVSLQITLSQIKDMDERNQVLTTYLWIRQVWHDAYLKWDKEDYDDLEMINIPSDLVWKPDIVLYNKADEDSAGESSTNVKLRYNGEIVWDSPAITKSSCVVDVSYFPFDWQQCKLTFGSWTYNGNQVDISLGMDSGDLSDFVENVEWECHGMPAVRNVKMYGCCSDPYTDITYTLLLKRRSSFYIFNLLLPCFLISFLAPLGFYLPADSGEKVSLGVTVLLALTVFQLLVAESMPPAESMPYIGKYYIATMTMITASTSLTIFIMNIHFCGAEAKPVPHWAKVLIIDYMSKIFFVYEVGENCTTPESEKEPANNDHFPDYPDGGDPYEYSNGHAVPRRGRHHGSHANGNANNSRHQYSSRAAGPERGESERGHPAPPHPPNLRHLNGGPKEQLLYPAAKLQLPACPCRCPGLQHRQVVRNIQYIANCFREQKATCVKAAEWKKVAKVMDRFFMWIFFVMVFLMSILIIAKAS from the exons ATGAGGAGGGCAGCGCTGGTGGTTTGGATCGGCCTTTTGGTGCAAG TGTCCCACGGTGCTCAGGGACATTATGCCCGCAAACTCCTGGCGGACCTGATGGAGGACTACTCCAACGCTCTGAGACCGGTCGACGACACGGACAAAGCTCTCAATGTCTCCCTGCAGATCACCCTGTCGCAGATCAAAGACATG GATGAAAGGAACCAGGTGCTGACCACGTACTTGTGGATCAGACAGGTCTGGCATGACGCCTACCTGAAGTGGGACAAGGAGGACTATGACGACCTTGAGATGATCAACATCCCCAGCGACCTGGTTTGGAAGCCCGACATCGTCCTCTACAACAA GGCGGACGAGGATTCTGCAGGTGAATCCAGCACTAATGTCAAGTTGCGTTATAATGGAGAGATCGTCTGGGACTCTCCGGCGATCACAAAGAGCTCCTGCGTGGTGGACGTCTCCTACTTCCCCTTCGACTGGCAGCAGTGCAAGCTCACCTTCGGCTCCTGGACCTACAATGGCAACCAG GTGGACATCAGTTTGGGGATGGACAGCGGTGACCTGTCGGACTTTGTGGAGAACGTTGAGTGGGAGTGTCACGGCATGCCAGCGGTCAGAAACGTCAAGATGTACGGCTGCTGCTCGGACCCTTACACCGACATCACCTACACCCTGCTCCTGAAGCGCCGCTCCTCTTTCTACATCTTCAACCTGCTCCTGCCCTGcttcctcatctccttcctggCCCCGCTGGGCTTCTACCTGCCGGCCGACTCGGGGGAGAAGGTTTCCCTCGGGGtgacggtgctgctggcgcTCACCGTGTTCCAGTTGTTGGTGGCTGAGAGCATGCCCCCCGCGGAGAGCATGCCCTACATAG GGAAGTACTACATCGCCACCATGACGATGATCACAGCCTCCACGTCcctcaccatcttcatcatgaACATTCATTTCTGCGGCGCCGAGGCCAAGCCGGTCCCTCACTGGGCCAAGGTGCTCATAATAGACTACATGTCCAAAATCTTCTTCGTCTACGAGGTGGGCGAGAACTGCACCACGCCAGAGAGTGAGAAGGAGCCCGCGAACAACGACCATTTCCCCGACTACCCCGACGGCGGCGACCCGTACGAGTACAGCAACGGCCACGCCGTGCCTCGCCGCGGCAGGCACCACGGAAGCCACGCGAACGGCAATGCCAACAATAGCCGCCACCAGTACAGCAGTCGCGCCGCCGGGCCGGAGAGgggcgagagcgagagaggccaCCCGGCACCTCCTCATCCGCCCAACCTCCGGCACCTGAACGGCGGGCCGAAGGAGCAGCTGCTCTACCCCGCGGCGAAACTCCAACTCCCAGCCTGCCCCTGCCGCTGCCCCGGCCTGCAGCACAGGCAG GTGGTGAGAAACATCCAGTACATCGCCAACTGCTTCCGCGAGCAGAAGGCCACGTGCGTCAAGGCCGCAGAGTGGAAGAAGGTCGCCAAGGTGATGGACAGGTTTTTCATGTGGATATTCTTCGTCATGGTCTTCCTCATGAGCATCCTCATCATCGCCAAGGCGTCCTGA
- the LOC120825606 gene encoding uncharacterized protein LOC120825606 — protein MSSISKQLSSISCAGKRPSSSSAEIRLVLLGETGSGKSSTANSILGRKVFDSKVSSSSVTRRCCAVSGEFRGRHLKILDTPGLLDTNQTPQEVQKELRRSVSLLYPGPHVFLLVIQIGRFTQGANEALRQIKQAIGFHALNFSVVVFTHGDLLEERTSVRHCLIDMSKDLAELVGGCGGRYCVFNNQSYKKDQVSELLVLVDNMMQGNGGTCYGSKMLQKAEEDLARELQEERRLLIEKEELLTNKQAVAVREFYEKELEMVEQKNKREMEEIEKKQELEQQKGEKMAKDLQEAFRRVVEDYDKKEKEGRIQEMVRVMEIRREEEEKRASLQEALDKVTKKLEEQEEQVQRMRRAMEEKIQKDEKKERERELLQIQKEQAIRHREETRRDALEKELDEVTQCLEEQSRREGDRKKQMEELLRHEREERKREKEIQLENHRAENGRAVALKRELKLARAEVAQRKVSEENLKRQLEEILRRERKDKEMHTLKKQLCNQTTHKKSAQRHGTMTTVAGYAQEMGLVGLNAALESVKAPCCIQ, from the exons ATGTCCTCCATCAGCAAGCAGCTGTCTTCTATCAGCTGTGCCG gCAAGAGgccttcttcctcctcggctGAGATCCGATTGGTTTTGCTCGGGGAGACTGGCAGCGGGAAAAGCTCCACCGCCAACTCCATCCTGGGTCGTAAGGTCTTCGACTCAAAGGTTagcagctcctccgtcaccCGACGTTGCTGCGCTGTCTCTGGAGAGTTTCGTGGGCGACACTTGAAGATCCTGGACACTCCGGGTCTTCTGGACACCAATCAGACCCCAcaggaggtgcagaaggagtTGAGGAGGAGCGTTAGCCTCCTGTACCCCGGCCCCCACGTGTTCCTTCTCGTTATCCAGATTGGGAGGTTCACCCAGGGGGCGAATGAGGCGCTGCGGCAGATAAAACAGGCGATAGGTTTCCATGCTTTGAATTTCTCTGTCGTGGTTTTTACCCACGGAGACCTTCTGGAAGAGAGGACCTCCGTTAGGCATTGTCTCATAGACATGTCCAAGGATCTAGCCGAGCTGGTGGGCGGATGTGGGGGCAGGTACTGTGTCTTCAACAACCAGAGTTACAAGAAGGACCAGGTGTCAGAGCTGCTTGTCTTGGTGGACAACATGATGCAGGGTAATGGAGGAACGTGCTACGGCAGCAAGATGCTCCAGAAAGCAGAGGAGGATCTGGCTcgggagctgcaggaggagaggcggctgctgattgagaaggaggagctgctgacAAACAAGCAGGCGGTGGCCGTAAGAGAGTTTTATGAAAAAGAGCTAGAGATGGTtgagcaaaaaaacaagagggAGATGGAAGAGATAGAGAAAAAAcaggagctggagcagcagaaggGGGAGAAAATGGCAAAAGATCTGCAGGAGGCCTTTAGACGAGTGGTGGAGGACTATgacaagaaggagaaggaggggaggataCAGGAGATGGTGAGAGTGATGGAGAtacgcagagaggaggaggagaagagggccTCTCTTCAGGAAGCGCTCGACAAAGTCACTAAAAAACTTGAGGAGCAGGAAGAACAGGTGCAGAGAATGAGGAGAGCAATGGAGGAGAAGATCCAAAAGGACGAAAAGAAGGAGCGGGAGAGGGAACTTCTGCAAATACAGAAAGAGCAGGCCATCAGGCacagggaggagacgaggagagacgCTCTGGAGAAAGAGCTGGATGAAGTCACCCAGTGCTTggaggagcagagcaggagggagggggacaggAAAAAGCAAATGGAGGAATTGCTCCGACATGAGAGAGAGGAGcgcaaaagagaaaaggagattCAGCTGGAGAATCACCGAGCGGAGAATGGGAGAGCCGTGGCCCTCAAGCGCGAGCTGAAACTGGCCAGGGCGGAGGTTGCGCAACGCAAAGTGAGTGAGGAAAACCTCAagagacagctggaggagatcctgcggagggagaggaaggacaaGGAGATGCATACTCTGAAGAAGCAGTTGTGCAACCAGACGACCCATAAGAAGTCTGCGCAAAGACACGGCACAATGACGACCGTAGCTGGATATGCGCAAGAAATGGGACTGGTGGGGCTGAACGCAGCTTTAGAGAGTGTCAAAGCCCCCTGCTGCATACAGTAA